In the genome of Brienomyrus brachyistius isolate T26 chromosome 24, BBRACH_0.4, whole genome shotgun sequence, the window AGCTGAGAGAAGCGCCCGAAAAAAAAGCCGCACATATAAGACATATAGGGTCATGAACCCCGCCAGGATGGAAATAGAATGAATCTCTACAGTAtagaaaacaaataaaacacgcGCAAGAGAAATTGCATAAATAAAATGGGCTTAATCCGCATCGCGAAGCCGCCTAACCTTGCGTCTCTTGTTCCGCCCGCGAGACACGCGCCCGGCTCGCGAATTCGTAGCTCATCCCGTATCAAACATTGCGCGCGCGATGGTATTTACCTGCTGAACGTCGCGAAACGTGACCGATTTTCGCTAACCGCCACACACAATCAAACGAAAGGCTTTTACCAGGAAGCCTTACTGAAAGGACATCTTAAATACCTTCAACGTCGTTGAAAACTGGCATCCGATGAATACGAAATGGCGTCTAGGAACAAGATTAAACTTCCTGCCTGTGGGAGGGACAAAAAAAAGTCCTGCGCGAGGATTGGACGAGAGTAGGCTACGTCACCGACCCCGAAGCCGTAGGCTTTGCGGCTGGGCGATGCGTATATGTACTGCGTTTGATTTCCGAGTACGGGAAGTTTTATGTTATACTGTAGAATGAGAAAGTCTCAGATATATCGAATTTGTAGTGAAAGCCTGTATATCCACCATCAGTGGTATTTTCTATATATAGATAAGTGGTGAAACAGCAACGGTTTGAATTCTAGGAAAGGAAAAATGGATTATGAAAAAGGCAATTGCTCTTACGTTATGATCGATCTCTTGCTAAAGTAGATTGACTTGTTAGACGAAACAACTAAACATGAGGCCTATACATTATTTTTACTTTAACGCTTAAGTGTAGCCAGCTGTTTGCTTGCGCTTTAGTGTCGTTCGCATTCAGAGAATAGGGTAGAATTTTAAATTGTGTTGTGTTAGCAATCATTGCATTCTCCAACGCAGGTACTGTAGTTTAAACAGCCTGTTCATGTCATTTATGTTTATGACCTTcatcaaagaaaaacatttataaaatacGGTTTCTTATACATCTCTACTAAAATCTTTCATACTTTTTTAATATAGGGGAATTGTTGCGTGTGGCACTTTGTATTGTCAATTTTTCGTCTTTTGTGTAGTTTTGTGTATTGTGCAGTCGGCAATCACAAGCAATTCCCTCTGGGATAATAAAGTATTCCGACAATAACAAACACCGGAGAGGCACACTGCGTCAGCGTCTCCAGTGTCTTTTTGCCTTCAGTCTGTCAAGTCGTGGCACGTGCAtcattaaagtgtttttgcaacgTATTTCTCAAATCCGTTGTGTAAAACCAGACCTTTAATGACTTATGATCTATGTTTCTTACTTCATATATGAACAATCTAGTAAGGCAGGTTGGAGAAATACATAGACActtatttttgttttagttGACCAAGCCTTCAATACTGTAAAACAATGAACCAATTTGAGTTTATTACCACATCCAAGGATAAAATATTGTAATTCAAGCGATATTGTTCCTGAACACAGAAGTCGACAAAGAAATAAATTTAACCTGTACAACCACCTAAATCAGGCAGGCACAAAAGCCAACTCGCAGACCcccaatgcaataaaaaaaaactacatttcCTTATAAAGATCATTTTTAATAACTGAACTTTTTTTCAAAATCCATCCTTTTCTCCATTTGCTCCATGagcacatgcaaaaaaaaaaaataatatttacatGTAAGAAACAAATAAGAAGAAGAATCTGATGGAAATACTGAACTCAGACATCAAGACCATATGCATCTCCATGCCTGCATTCTGCTCACTGCACGCCagcaacacacacatatagctaAAATGCACACACACTAAACCATCTTCTGCCCCTATTCATCCCTGAAGAAGAGCTGCGTCGCATTTGGCATGCAAGAAAATGCAGGTACGTGCCAGAGAAACCAGAGTGCAAGACAGAATTCACGCTTGAAGTTATCCGACTCGGTGTCTAATCAGTGGCTTCTCAGTCCGGTGTTCAGAAACATCACAAGGTGAAGAGGGACGGGACAGAAGCCGATTCAGGCGGTTTGGCATTGGCGTACGTGTTAAGGGGTGACAGAGGAGAGGTCTAGCGGCGACACTCTCCGGACAGGGGTGTTATTGTTGGAGAGGGGGCCAAAAACACAGGGATGGGACAGGTCAGCTGAGGATGCCTCCCCCTGCTCTCGGACTTGGGAGATCTGTCGCAAAAGGGCTTTGCCTTCTTCGCGAgcctgcaggacagtgagaaacgAAGTGTCTTCAGTTTTGGACACATGGCCTTCAGCTTCCTACGGGAGGCTGCATTTATAATGCACAGTTTTTGAGAGGGTTAGAGTTATGGGGACACTTTGTCCCCAACCATGCAATTCCCCCCCCCAAGCTCCAGGAGGAATAAAACATGATCTGACAGAGAGAAAGTTGACAAGGTCAGACCAAAACAGAAGTGATGTCATCTTAAAGCCCTGACCGTGATCTTTAAGGCCCAACAGGCCTTCATAGAATGATATGTACAATGTGAGAGATATTAGCAAAAAAACCAATGTCTTCTACAGAGGACAAACATGAGTCGCTGGATCTCAGGAGGATATATGAAGAAACAACAGCTTTTCATTAGCATTTATTGGGTGGGACTGAACACTCACGTCATTAGAGTCACAGCACCGCTGAGCGCAGAGGGCAGCCTCGTCGTATCGTTTGTTTTTGAAGTAGTACTGGCCCAGGTACCGGAGGGCTGTGCTCACCTCCACGTGCTCCAAGGGCTCCTAAGCGACAGGGAGAAAGCGTTTGCAGACATCTGCTAGCTAAAAATACATCCTCTGCACAATGGACGCCCAGggatgtgcgtgtctgtgtgctaATCTCACCGCGCAGGAATAGACGTCCTGGATGTAAATAATGTAACACTGGGCAGCATCGTCCGACTCATTCAGCTGCTCGTGGAGTCTGTGGGAGCGTGAGAGGTTGAAGAATCACTGGATGCACCAGCGGAGTGGAGCACGCGTGCAGGGACACGATCGACAAAGACTCACTTGGCCAGTTTGAGCAGTGCCATCCTCTCCACGTCCCCAACAGAGTAAGCTCTCCAGTAGCACTGATACACAGAGGGCGAGCCAACAGTCAGAGGACTACTCACTCAAATCCAGAAAGTACCACAGAGCAAAACCTGAAtttgcgcgcgcgcacacacacacacacacacacacacacacacagtactgtgtgtctgaggcagtcaaaataaatgtttaaagcAAGTAGTAAGATTAAAATACCCTTAAACTGCAGCTAAACCACAGGGGATATTTCAGATTTTAGGAAGTTCCGTTATTTTAAGAGCGACCCCGCCCTCTAGAAAAGCCCCGCATAAGAAAATGGGCGACGGCTCCCACCTGCATATGAAAAGCAGTAGAACGACCGTCCTCAGACATAAAAGACTACGAATGATGCGACGACTGCTAGGTAAGGAGGCGTCCCGCGGTCACAGTCTCCCATGCAGCGCGCAGGCCAGACCGCATTTTACCAGAAACATCTAGAATCACACGCTCACCTTCTTGGCCTCCACCAGCTGCGACAGTTTCTCGTAGCACTCGCCCAAAGCCACCAGCATGCGAGAATCATTGGGCCTAGAGGGACACGAAGGATTTTCAACGGGTGCCGGCATCAGCAACGACGCGGCGAGGAGCGGAGCGAAGACGAGGTGATACCAGCGTGAAGAAACCGCATCGTCTTCGCAGCGTCCAGCAAAGGCGGCCATGGTACAGGACGTGATGTGTTGGTGCATATGAGAAATACCTCAATTTAGCCTTCAAAATATAGATTTGCAAACTACTAAATTTCTTCATGCCACTCGCGAGTCAGTATTGGTGAAATTAGTTACGCTTAGTGGAATAAATGCATATTGTAATATTAGCTTTCTGGCCCGGTAGGCTAGGTGTGACGCACACTAACTAGCGATGTTATAAAATGCACCATGATATGTTTTCCACCTTCAAGACTGGTTTGAGTGCTCTCTGTCAGCCATGCAGCTTTTCTCCCGTTTACAAATTTACATTCTGGCAATCCACAGTTAAAAAGACTTTGTTCCTCCGCGGCCAATGGCCGGCGAAGCTGAGAAGTCAACCCCTCCCACAACGCACGTTATTGGCTGAGCCACGAGAATTTTCAGGTCAAACTTAAATTAAGGTGAACTCGGTGCAGAATCACTCTCAGATTTTTTTCCTTGTGTGGCAATAACGGAAGTGACTGAGACCGAACCTTCACAGCGGGCCAGTTGGCAATGGCAGAAGCTACGCACCTTAGCTGGTGGGCTCTGCGGTAGTAGTAGAGACAGTAGAAGTGCAATTTGAGGATCTCGTAGGTCTGGCCGAGCCCGTACCATGCTCGGTAGTCCCGCTTGTTTACTTCTATGGCGTGCCTTGCGAGAGAAACCAAACTTACCATTAGTGACATTACTGTTACTCAAGCACGTTCCACAAATACAAGGATAACTGGCGACAGAGGAGCGATCACATCGTCCACTCACCAGATTCTGCACCTCTAACACAGAAACATCAAGAGTACAGTTACTGAATTGCTCAGAAAACCCAGATGTTGTTGGAATGTCAGGAATGCATTCCCTGGATGGCCCTGTCACTCTCTCCATCATCcataatgtttttgtgaagtggTAATACGATCCACAAAACACTTTTTGAGTTAGCACAGTAAAGAGATCAAGTGGGTAAGGTTGCCCTGTGCAGCTCAAAATTGAATCAGTTCCAAATGTTCACTAGTATAATGTGTCAAAGTCGATAAAAGATCAGTAAAATACTTGGAGTTATTAAGCTAAAGGTCAATTCACACTTTTCTGCGTGCGGTCGGTGTCCAGATCTTTAAGTCTAGCATGCTCAAGTCTTGAGCATCGACCATGCATGTGCAAGATAATTATATAGGTATTTCCAGTAGGCGGCAGTGAGTCTTTCACAGCTCAGTGGTCAACAATGAAAGAGTAGAGGACGAGAAGACGTTGTAGTAGCAGTTATGGTGAGCAGCCATATGAGGAGGGTCGGAGGTACCCAATAATCTAATATTCATACTATTCAGATATTATAATAAGGTGAAcggtattttaaaaagcaacacGTTCCAGTATGTCGTAAGGATTAAAAAATAGCTTGGCATGCCTTATTACCATAGTAGCTTGACTAATGTAATATGAATATAAGCTGCTGCACGGACAGCCATCCCCAGCCCGAAAGGTCATGCGGAAAACGTGAAGCATGACCTGGGCTTAACGAGATAAGCTAGTGGCCGCAGAGTGTTCCCATTAGGGGAATACAAGGAAACGTAGAATTTCGAAAGACTAGCATTTCAATTAGAGCTTCTTGAAGACTGCCAGCATTGCAGGAATGACAGAGACTGTCTGGTACTTGGCGAGCCCTGGAGACGTGTTCTCACCGGTAGGCCTGAATGGCTGCAGAGGTGTTCTTCATCTCCATGTACTCGTGGCCCATCAGCGTCCAGGCGCCCAGACAGCGGGGGTTCAGCTTGAGGGCTCTCTGGAAGTACAGTGCCGCCTTCTCGTGCTGCGAGCGCAGGCTGTAGTAGTTGCCTGCAAACCAGGTGGGACAGCTGTGAACAGGGCCACATCAGGAGGGAACCCACGGGGCAATCGACGGGGCCACGTGTGCGCGCCGCACGCTCACCGATGACACAGCACGTCTCCACTCTGTACTTGTCAATCTCGGCGAGGTCGTGGGCCAGGTAACTCAGCTCAGCCTTCATGCTCTGTCGGCAGTTACAGAGGACATCAGTGTAGGAGGGTACCGCGTATGTGCGCGCAGTGCTTTTCCACTAGCATACAGGAACCGAGAACCGAGCGGCTCGcgtcggttttccactgcagaagggttgcCTCGGTAATGGCGTCGCTGGGTTTGGAGAGTGATAGTGCCGTAAAACTGAAGAGGCGCTTATGTACGGTTCACAGTGTGCATCAATTTATCATGTGCTAATTTCTCCTAGCGAGACTGTGTGAATTGCTATGTTTTGTTGAAATCAACCGTGGAATTAGCGTTCGCCAAGTTCCTGGTTATCGGGAATGCATCAATGCAtcgcaatgtgcaatactactaacaatgaataatatatagaatatgctGTTTTTTCAGATAATCCATACATATTGATGCAGGACACTGGTATCTCCATGCATTTCGACCAGTCTGGTTACGCTCTCAGCCCTGCTAGTAAACAGGGCCCATGTCAGCAGGAGTACGACGCAGATAATTTACAATGAAAAGTTTTGCGGTACGGCTTGGTTCTGGCTCGGCCTTAGATGGCAGTGGATAAATGCCATGGGAGAGTAAGTGGGGCCCAGGGGTCTAAGGCTCCTCTGAGGTGGGGCGGGGGGTTTAAATCCTACCACTGCCAGGAGCCCTGCtttagtgggggagggggggtgactgATGCCACCATTGGACCCTTGAACAAGGACCTTAACCCAGAAATGACCCTGCACTGGTATTCACCtctatgcgtgtgtgttttatggagagcaagatggggtaggtgaggAGAGAATATCGTCATGGGGATGAATATCACTATTATGTATTCCTAGTGAAGATAAACATAGCTTAAAAGTAAATATTACCAGATATAACACCTGTTAGTATAAAGGACATTTTCGGACCTAGCTGCTCAAATTAATGCTTCTTTCCAGTCTGGAAAGGGGCGGCGTTCTCAGAGCCTGGTCTCACCCTGACATAGAGAAGGTTGGAGAAGGTGTCCATGTTTTCGATGCGATACGGGTCCTGGTTCCTCAGCTCGTTGAAGAGCAGCAGGGCCTGATCGATGTCTGAAGACCAGGAGGGAGAATTTCGAGCGTCACAAGTACGCATCAGGGAGGAGTGGGAACGCGAAACAAACCAAAGCACAGCAGGGGACAGAGGCTACGGGGCAGCAGAAGCAGGGTCTGACCGCGGATGTTGTGGTAAGCCACGGCGATCTGCGAGATGATGTAGGTGCTCTTGGAGAAGCCGACGTCGATCAGGCTCTGGTACTTCTGCAGGGCCTCCTTGATCATCTGCAGCTCCGTGTACATGTGGGCCAGGAAGAAGTCCTTGATCCAGCAGTCTGGTAGTGACAGAGATTTCAGCTGAAAGACAGAGGTATGACCATTAGTGCAACTCACAATATGTAAAGCGGAGTTCCCCaattctggtcctggagggccagtctgcaggcttccctgctcaaacacacccaCTAGCATGCGTTTCAGCAAGGAAATCTGCAAAATGTGTCACAGATTGGTCCTCTGGGACCTGAACTGGGGAATCCTGATATAAAGCAACCACAGAAAGCAACTTTTCCCATAACATCTGCACATCTCTGGACTTCTGGCCACACACTTTTTGGACGGTCTTACATATGTTTTGGTGCTGCAATGTCCTGACACATAAATGTGCATATCTGTACTTAATCTGTACCTGGGTCTAGGCAGTTCTTACACTTGCACATCCAGTAAGACAAGCTCACCCTGCACGTTTTATAAATACCGATTTCAATTTGTACTGACTTAGACTGCGAACGCTCCCTGGGTTATGATATTTCAGCTTTTCAGGTAAATGTTTCTGACTTTCAGTACATTCTTCAATGAAATTACACGCAATATTCAACACcattataaaataggctttgcgttaatgattttgcgtgtttaaggtaggctagacTGATATGTTTGTTAGGTTAGTTGTACTgtgttaaaatgcttttttgCTTTATGATCGGCTTGTCGGAACGTAACCCCATCGTAACCTAGGGAGAGGATGTATGGCTCAtcctttaaaatatatatatttatttctgcTATTACTTTTCTTAATTTATTTCCTGCGCTGTTTGCATCTAATACTACCAAGACAAACTGCAGGTGTACCTGGCCAATAAAGCGAGTTCTGATTCTGATCCTGACATGAGGTCAGAGCACAGCTACACGCAGATCGTGTCtacaaataaaaatcaaataCGATTAAGCGGAACTGTAGCATAACAGGCAGGGTCAGGATGACAGCAGTACCATCTCTATGTTGGTGATGAGATTGCAAAGCTCCAGCCAGGAACCCCAGTGCAGCGGCAGGGCGTGGATGGCCTCCACAAACACGTCCACGGCCTCCTTCAGCAGGTCCAGTTTCCGCAGCACCACGCCGTACCTGTACGGGGACAACAGTGAGGAATGGCGCCCCCTAGCAGCTCAGTGCTGCATCATTACCACCAGCTGGgaggtctgtcagtgtcagatcTGGATcacgggagttttacttgcgcaaaaaatgttctgagggcagaaagaaaaatcattggttcagagagacaaccaatcagattgtagagaaaGTGGACCCTcaacatttttgtgaaagtaaaactcccacaagatTAAATCTGTCACTAACCACTGGCATTACTCAGGTGTATCAGAGAGATACCATGTAAACTAAAACCCAAGATAAAGCAATCTATGCTGTAGTGAGCAAATCAAATCAGTTTATCAAACAAGTAACAGTAGAGTGGTAGATGCAGGCAATGAGAACTCCCATTTAGACACTATTGTCCAGaatgacatacaagtgaggcaaatagcacatcacAGTGCTGTCAGGGGGTCgactaggcataagtgcagctagactGAGCTTGCATTGAAAGCCCAGGTACAGGAGTAAGCAGGATTGGAGTAGGATCTACACAAAAGCTACAAGACTACAGCTAATAATATTTAACAGAATAATAGCAATATTCAAGTTAAGCATCAAGCAAAGAAAGGTAAAAACAAAATAGTAAACAGGAGCTAAAAAAGTGCAATGTGCAAATTGTTCACAAGGGGGggctaaaatatttttaaaatgtccttCACTTGTGTATCAATCACTCTAAACCAAAATCACAACTGAAAAGGACGATCACAGAGTGCCTCCGAGAGGAAGACATTTTTGTGCACGACTTGCCATGTCAGCCGTTCATCAGCTCAGaagtaagaaaacaaacagattCACCGCCGTGGTTCACATACAGATAGAGGGCAAAGCCGTCCAGCTCTCCTGCCCGATGC includes:
- the cdc23 gene encoding cell division cycle protein 23 homolog — translated: MAALSPEFGDLVQIKKQLISVIGLCRERGLVHSAKWASELAFALNPLPMNEMPTPPPLTEEDVQDFDALCLAKSYFDLKEYDRAAYFLRGCCSQKAYFLYMYSCYLSGEKKKDDETVDSLGPLEKGQVRNEALRELRAELSKKHRAGELDGFALYLYGVVLRKLDLLKEAVDVFVEAIHALPLHWGSWLELCNLITNIEMLKSLSLPDCWIKDFFLAHMYTELQMIKEALQKYQSLIDVGFSKSTYIISQIAVAYHNIRDIDQALLLFNELRNQDPYRIENMDTFSNLLYVRSMKAELSYLAHDLAEIDKYRVETCCVIGNYYSLRSQHEKAALYFQRALKLNPRCLGAWTLMGHEYMEMKNTSAAIQAYRHAIEVNKRDYRAWYGLGQTYEILKLHFYCLYYYRRAHQLRPNDSRMLVALGECYEKLSQLVEAKKCYWRAYSVGDVERMALLKLAKLHEQLNESDDAAQCYIIYIQDVYSCAEPLEHVEVSTALRYLGQYYFKNKRYDEAALCAQRCCDSNDAREEGKALLRQISQVREQGEASSADLSHPCVFGPLSNNNTPVRRVSPLDLSSVTP